A window of the Podarcis raffonei isolate rPodRaf1 chromosome 4, rPodRaf1.pri, whole genome shotgun sequence genome harbors these coding sequences:
- the TAF13 gene encoding transcription initiation factor TFIID subunit 13 → MADEEEDPPFEEDTEEAGGGPDGAQGKRKRLFSKELRCMMYGFGDDQNPYTESVDILEDLVIEFITEMTHKAMSIGRQGRVQVEDIVFLIRKDPRKFARVKDLLTMNEELKRARKAFDEANYGS, encoded by the exons ATGGCGGACGAAGAAGAGGACCCTCCT tTTGAAGAAGATACTGAGGAGGCTGGAGGAGGCCCAGATGGTGCACAGGGGAAAAGGAAGAGGCTGTTCTCCAAGGAAT TAAGATGTATGATGTATGGATTTGGAGATGACCAGAATCCTTACACAGAGTCAGTGGATATTCTTGAAGACTTGGTTATAGAATTCATCACAGAAATG ACCCACAAAGCAATGTCAATTGGACGGCAAGGTCGAGTACAGGTTGAAGATATTGTCTTCCTGATCCGTAAAGACCCACGGAAGTTTGCTCGTGTGAAAGACTTGTTAACAATGAATGAAGAACTGAAACGGGCCAGAAAGGCATTTGATGAAGCAAACTATGGATCTTAA
- the GTPBP8 gene encoding GTP-binding protein 8 produces MVLQKAKPRRLLTISYLLRRHLATRSSPIKYASFSEVLQLNEKQFTGVAFPLQEMARYLTSSVDTSSFQIFNPNHNEISKAEAFFISTRWHPIDYFTSAVRMDHAPQLSQPEVCFLGRSNVGKSSLIKALFSLSPDVEVRVSKNPGHTKKLNFFKVGDLLTLVDMPGYGYRSPKDFAEMVEPYLNHRANLKRTFLLVDGLVGIQEMDKVAIEMLEEFGIPYVIVLTKIDKASKGVMTRNVIQIQDFVNKKTQVCFPQLFPVSSLYYFGIHVLRCFIAHVTGNLPLST; encoded by the exons ATGGTGCTCCAGAAAGCAAAACCAAGAAGACTTCTAACAATTAGCTACCTGCTGAGGAGACATCTTGCAACCAGAAGCAGCCCCATAAAGTATGCTTCGTTTTCAGAAGTCTTGCAATTAAACGAAAAACAGTTCACTGGAGTCGCATTCCCTCTCCAAGAAATGGCAAGATACCTGACCTCTAGCGTGGACACGTCATCCTTCCAGATTTTCAATCCTAACCACAATGAAATCAGCAAAGCAGAGGCGTTTTTCATTTCAACACGGTGGCACCCCATTGATTATTTCACTTCAGCTGTCCGGATGGATCACGCTCCCCAATTGTCACAGCCTGAG GTTTGCTTTTTAGGAAGAAGCAATGTTGGAAAATCCTCCTTAATAAAGGCTCTGTTTTCATTGTCCCCTGATGTTGAAGTCAGAGTTTCCAAAAATCCA GGCCACACTAAGAAACTGAATTTCTTCAAAGTGGGGGATTTATTGACTTTGGTGGATATGCCAGGCTATGGTTACAGATCACCCAAAGATTTTGCAGAGATGGTGGAGCCTTATTTAAATCACCGTGCAAA TCTGAAACGGACATTCTTATTAGTGGACGGCCTGGTCGGAATTCAGGAAATGGACAAGGTTGCTATAGAAATGTTGGAAGAATTTGGGATCCCTTATGTT attGTATTAACTAAAATTGACAAAGCATCAAAAGGAGTGATGACAAGAAATGTGATACAGATTCAAGACTTTGTTAACAAAAAGACACAAGTGTGCTTTCCTCAACTCTTTCCTGTCAG TTCTTTGTATTACTTTGGAATCCATGTGCTGAGATGCTTTATAGCACACGTTACTGGAAATCTTCCCCTGTCCACTTGA